Proteins from one Phocoena sinus isolate mPhoSin1 chromosome 8, mPhoSin1.pri, whole genome shotgun sequence genomic window:
- the CXCR5 gene encoding C-X-C chemokine receptor type 5 — MNYPLTLDMDLMNYNLEDLYKELGSYNDSTETHTMENHLCSTAEGPLLTSFKAVFVPVAYGLIFLLGMMGNILVLVILERHRQTRSSTETFLFHLAVADLLLVFILPFAVAEGSVGWVLGSFLCKTVISLHKVNFYCSSLLLACIAVDRYLAIVHAVHTYRHRRLLSIHITCATIWLAGVFFALPEILFAKVSQPHYNDSLPHCTFPQENQAETNAWFTSRFLYHIGGFLLPMLVMTWCYVGVVHRLCQAQRRPQRQKAVRVAILVTSVFFLCWSPYHVVIFLDTLTRLKALGSSCEFNGYLSVAITMSEFLGLAHCCLNPMLYTFAGVKFRSDLSRLLTKLGCAGPASLCQFLPSWHKSSLSESENATSLTTF, encoded by the coding sequence TACAAGGAATTAGGCAGCTACAATGACAGTACGGAGACCCACACAATGGAAAATCACCTCTGCTCCACAGCTGAGGGGCCCCTGCTGACCTCCTTCAAGGCCGTGTTCGTGCCCGTGGCCTATGGCCTCATCTTCCTCCTGGGTATGATGGGCAACATCCTGGTGTTGGTCATCCTGGAGCGGCACCGGCAAACGCGCAGCTCAACCGAGACCTTCCTGTTCCACCTGGCGGTGGCCGACCTCCTGCTGGTCTTCATCCTGCCCTTCGCTGTGGCCGAGGGCTCcgtgggctgggtcctgggcagCTTCCTCTGCAAAACCGTGATTTCTCTGCACAAGGTCAACTTCTACTGCAGCAGCCTGCTCCTGGCCTGCATCGCCGTGGACCGCTACCTGGCCATcgtccacgccgtccacaccTACCGCCACCGTCGCCTCCTCTCCATCCACATCACCTGTGCAACCATCTGGCTGGCGGGCGTCTTCTTTGCCTTGCCAGAGATCCTCTTCGCCAAGGTCAGTCAACCCCATTACAACGACTCTCTACCACACTGCACCTTCCCCCAGGAGAACCAGGCCGAAACCAATGCCTGGTTCACCTCCCGCTTCCTCTATCACATCGGAGGATTCCTGCTGCCGATGCTGGTGATGACCTGGTGCTATGTCGGGGTGGTGCACAGGCTGTGCCAGGCCCAGCGGCGTCCTCAGCGGCAGAAGGCGGTCAGGGTGGCCATCCTTGTGACAAGTGTCTTCTTTCTCTGCTGGTCACCCTACCACGTTGTTATCTTCCTGGACACCCTGACGAGGCTGAAGGCCCTGGGCAGTAGCTGTGAGTTCAATGGCTATCTCTCCGTGGCCATCACCATGAGTGAGTTCCTGGGCCTGGCCCACTGCTGCCTCAATCCCATGCTCTACACGTTTGCCGGCGTGAAGTTCCGCAGTGACCTGTCGCGGCTTCTGACCAAGCTGGGCTGTGCCGGCCCCGCCTCTCTTTGCCAGTTCCTCCCTAGTTGGCACAAGAGTAGCCTCTCGGAGTCAGAGAATGCCACCTCCCTCACCACCTTCTAG